From Riemerella anatipestifer ATCC 11845 = DSM 15868, a single genomic window includes:
- a CDS encoding DUF4240 domain-containing protein: MVFFDKFFGKKEQSEQTSKPNSNSLKIEKTAEMLDEDLYWKIIDNSLKNSENQDEQEKFLISEISKLTPKQMIGFRLRTDKLLYDTYNSEMWCASYLMNGGSSDDGFEYFRNWVISRGKDVYYKAKENPDTLISQKDFGEEGFYEFELFWYVALEAFRQRTGQDLYDFIDEDNFTTKEGNYPEFEFTWKEENPESMKKICPKIYEEFTNK; the protein is encoded by the coding sequence ATGGTTTTTTTTGATAAATTTTTTGGAAAGAAAGAACAATCGGAACAAACTTCAAAACCTAATTCTAACTCTTTAAAAATTGAAAAAACAGCTGAAATGCTGGATGAAGATTTATACTGGAAAATTATTGATAATTCATTAAAAAATTCAGAAAATCAAGATGAACAAGAAAAGTTTCTAATTTCGGAAATTAGCAAATTAACCCCTAAGCAAATGATTGGATTTCGTTTAAGAACCGACAAACTTCTCTACGATACGTATAATTCTGAAATGTGGTGTGCTAGTTATTTAATGAATGGAGGAAGTTCCGATGACGGATTTGAGTATTTTAGAAATTGGGTAATTTCGAGAGGTAAAGATGTTTATTACAAAGCAAAAGAAAATCCTGATACTCTAATTTCTCAAAAAGATTTCGGAGAAGAAGGTTTTTATGAATTTGAACTTTTTTGGTATGTAGCTTTAGAAGCATTCCGACAACGAACAGGACAAGATTTATATGATTTTATTGACGAAGATAATTTTACTACGAAAGAAGGAAATTATCCTGAATTTGAATTTACTTGGAAAGAAGAAAATCCTGAAAGTATGAAAAAAATATGTCCTAAAATTTACGAAGAATTTACGAATAAATAA